The window tccacctcaacatcctcaatTCAAATTCCAAAAGTTGAAAAAGATGCTTCGTacttaatcaatgattccaagtTTAATCTTCATTCACTAAACATTCAGCAGCTTAAAACATTACAGCCTCCTTCTATTTGGCTCGATATGAAGCTGTATCACCATGAAAGGTGCAATAGCATCTCTTTCTCAACACAGTAGCTTGACTTCTCTGTTAGGAGCTACTAGTTAGACTGCAATCAACTagtttgtttttttcttctaataTGCAGATGAGAAAGAAAGCCAAAACCCAAGAACTGCAACTACCATCTACTTCATGAATCATAGCAAGTAAAAGACTTTATCGACAGCTGAAGTTATGCTATCTAGGCACTCCAAAGAAACAACAAATAACTTAAAAACCAAGACCTGCAAGTACCATCTGCTTTTCACCATTTTCTCACCATAAACCATTTCATAACGAATTTAACTGACCCAATTAAAGGTTTTAAAACACATTTTTCCTTAATCACTTCgggaaagaaaaaaacaaattaaGCCCAAAATGAttccaaattcaagcctaaaccaaaaaataaataaattacaaccTAAAATTCTAACAGTGCATTAAACGTAGAAAAAgtggataaaaagaaaaaagaaaaaaaagatgtaaCCTTTTGGCTCTCTTGGGATCAATCAGGGAGAGCTCAGCAAGCTTATCAGGAGCCATAGCCTTCTTCACAGAAAGCGATTCAGACTCAAAATCAAAAGACCCATCCATGGAATTGCTATGCCTATGACGTGGGCCACCACTCATCATCTTATTCTCCGCCGCCGCAGCACCAAAGTCCAGTCCATCGAAAAAATCAGCATCCACAGAGAGACTACGGTAGTGGGCCAGCGTCTTAGGGTTATTATCGGAAGGCCCAGCTGATAACGCCGGCCCAGTTGACGAAGAATCAGCCGAATTTGCaggctgctgctgctgctgctgctgctgcatgAGTGACGGCGCCTGAACATCGAGGTTGAAGTCAGGAACGACGTCGTCTAAGAGGATGTCATCGTCGAAGTTTGGAAACCGGAAAAAGGTTTCGGATTGGGCCCGGCGATGACGTGACCCACGGGTCGGAGTATCCTGCATCTGGTCAAGATCAGTTTGACCTGAATGGAATTGGGCCTGAATTGGCTTTCCGGCGAACTTCGGGTCCAT is drawn from Nicotiana tabacum cultivar K326 chromosome 22, ASM71507v2, whole genome shotgun sequence and contains these coding sequences:
- the LOC107812384 gene encoding transcription factor VIP1-like codes for the protein MDPKFAGKPIQAQFHSGQTDLDQMQDTPTRGSRHRRAQSETFFRFPNFDDDILLDDVVPDFNLDVQAPSLMQQQQQQQQPANSADSSSTGPALSAGPSDNNPKTLAHYRSLSVDADFFDGLDFGAAAAENKMMSGGPRHRHSNSMDGSFDFESESLSVKKAMAPDKLAELSLIDPKRAKRILANRQSAARSKERKTRYTGELERKVQTLQTEATTLSAQITVLQRDTSGIAAENKELKFRLQALEQQAHLRDALNETLREEVQRLKIEAGQIPAANGNRGMRLHLPPQPQPFVQCGNHHAQHQQQHIPRSTASNQTVPGQSQSSFFNFNSRA